Proteins from a single region of Argiope bruennichi chromosome 6, qqArgBrue1.1, whole genome shotgun sequence:
- the LOC129973096 gene encoding alpha-(1,3)-fucosyltransferase C-like yields the protein MRYMRKILIFCAAIALIICASHIVSIWWDFSKIKHEEPVTMDPWVRKHWNHVKILTDSLNNMQSTKTILFWTKFFGESNFVPSYSNLNCPKSPKCFVTFDRKYLNKSDAVVFHLRDINLNDMPILRIPHQIWILLHHEAPPHTPTNILEQMNGIFNWTATYRLDSDINLSPIVRKKKKGTKEVKYFIQNKKKMIAWLVSNCKTPSNREGYVLELQKTVPVDIFGTCGSYTCLPKMSDECYDVLDQKYHFYLSFENSICKDYVTEKFFRILSTNMIPVVLGGANYSQVAPPNSYIDALAFKTPRDLGRYLLQVAKDDKKYQSYFNWKETYELVYEHYVCQICAKLNQPKINHSIYLNISHWWFQDANCRMWSDSPKKLKKYLNRKTFQ from the coding sequence ATGAGGTACATgagaaaaattctgattttttgtgCTGCTATTGCTTTAATTATCTGTGCTTCTCATATTGTGTCTATATGGTGGGACTTTTCCAAAATCAAACATGAGGAGCCTGTTACCATGGATCCTTGGGTAAGGAAGCACTGGAACCATGTGAAAATACTTACAGACTCTTTGAATAATATGCAAAGtactaaaactattttattttggaCAAAGTTTTTTGGtgaatcaaattttgtgccaagtTATTCAAATCTAAATTGTCCTAAATCACCTAAATGTTTTGTAACCTTTGATCGCAAATACTTAAACAAAAGTGATGCTGTGGTATTTCATTTGCGGGATATAAATCTCAATGATATGCCCATTTTAAGGATACCTCATCAAATCTGGATACTTTTGCATCATGAAGCACCACCTCATACTCCTactaatattttagaacaaatgaATGGCATTTTTAATTGGACTGCTACTTATAGACTGGACTCGGATATCAACCTTTCACCTATTGtcagaaagaagaaaaagggTACTAAGGAAGTAAAGTATTTTAtacagaataagaaaaaaatgatagcaTGGTTGGTTAGTAATTGCAAAACACCTAGCAACAGAGAAGGATATGTTCTGGAACTGCAAAAGACTGTACCAGTGGATATTTTTGGTACTTGTGGTAGCTATACTTGTTTACCAAAAATGTCAGATGAGTGTTATGATGTTTTAGATCAGAAATATCACTTTTATCTCTCTTTTGAAAACTCTATTTGTAAAGATTATGTGACTGAAAAGTTTTTTCGTATTTTGAGTACTAATATGATACCTGTGGTATTAGGTGGTGCTAATTATTCTCAAGTAGCTCCTCCTAATTCTTATATTGATGCATTAGCTTTTAAAACACCAAGAGATTTGGGTCGATATTTACTTCAAGTAGCTAAGGATGATAAGAAGTACCAGAGTTACTTCAACTGGAAGGAAACATATGAACTGGTATATGAACATTATGTATGTCAAATCTGTGCAAAGTTAAATcaaccaaaaataaatcattccatttatctaaatataagtCACTGGTGGTTTCAGGATGCAAACTGCAGAATGTGGTCAGACtctccaaaaaaattaaagaagtatttaaacagaaaaacttTCCAATAA